One region of Balaenoptera ricei isolate mBalRic1 chromosome 5, mBalRic1.hap2, whole genome shotgun sequence genomic DNA includes:
- the SMIM14 gene encoding small integral membrane protein 14: MAEGGFDPCECVCSHEHAMRRLINLLRQSQSYCTDTECLQELPGPPSDNGISITMILMAWMVIAVILFLLRPPNLRGSNLTGKPTSPHNGQDPPAPPVD, from the exons ATGGCAGAAGGTGGATTCGATCCCTGTGAATGTGTTTGCTCTCATGAACATGCGATGAGAAGGCTGATCAATCTG TTGAGGCAGTCCCAGTCCTACTGCACAGATACAGAATGTCTTCAGGAAT TACCAGGACCCCCTAGTGATAATGGCATCAGTATTACCATGATCTTGATGGCCTGGATGGTTATTGCAGTGATCTTGTTTCTACTGAGACCTCCTAATCTAAGAGGATCCAACCTAACTGGAAAACCAACCAGTCCTCATAAT GGACAggatcccccagcccctcccgtgGACTAA